Proteins encoded by one window of Azospirillum thiophilum:
- a CDS encoding universal stress protein — MTYKTILVPLCGSDNDPVALKGAVAVARDFDAHLVALFVRLDPRDAVPMLGEGMSGAMVDEIMRAAETESDNHRVAARRHFDAAIAAAGFELRDAPSGIEAPSASWREVVGRIEDVVPAEGRLSDLIVCAHTTVEADTQGYTTMETALLGSARPVLLVPKELPPEIGRSVAIAWNGKIESTRAVAAALPFLRSADRTVVLTAETSVTEAATGRRIADYLAWQGVNPELTVLHPGSESVGEAVTKKAVGLGADLLVMGGYGHSRMREMILGGVTRYVLNHAGLPVLMAH; from the coding sequence ATGACCTACAAGACCATCCTTGTGCCGCTGTGCGGCAGTGACAACGATCCGGTGGCCCTGAAAGGCGCGGTCGCGGTGGCGCGCGATTTCGACGCCCATCTCGTCGCCCTGTTCGTCCGCCTCGACCCGCGCGATGCCGTGCCGATGCTGGGCGAGGGCATGTCCGGCGCCATGGTCGACGAGATCATGCGCGCGGCCGAGACGGAATCGGACAACCACCGTGTCGCCGCCCGCCGCCATTTCGATGCGGCCATCGCCGCCGCCGGATTCGAGTTGCGCGACGCCCCCAGCGGGATCGAGGCGCCGTCGGCGTCCTGGCGCGAGGTCGTCGGCCGGATCGAGGACGTGGTGCCGGCCGAAGGCCGCCTGTCCGACCTGATCGTCTGCGCCCACACCACCGTCGAGGCCGACACCCAGGGCTACACCACCATGGAGACGGCCCTGCTGGGATCGGCCCGGCCGGTTCTGCTGGTGCCGAAGGAACTGCCGCCGGAGATAGGCCGCAGCGTCGCAATCGCCTGGAACGGCAAGATCGAATCCACCCGCGCCGTCGCCGCCGCGCTGCCCTTCCTGCGCAGCGCCGACCGCACCGTCGTGCTGACCGCCGAGACCTCGGTGACGGAGGCCGCGACCGGACGTCGCATCGCCGATTATCTCGCTTGGCAAGGGGTTAATCCTGAGTTAACGGTATTGCATCCGGGATCCGAGTCGGTTGGAGAGGCGGTCACCAAGAAAGCCGTCGGGCTGGGCGCCGACCTGTTGGTCATGGGCGGCTACGGTCACAGCCGGATGCGTGAGATGATCCTGGGCGGTGTCACGCGCTACGTGCTGAATCATGCCGGGCTGCCGGTTCTGATGGCCCACTGA
- a CDS encoding PAS domain-containing sensor histidine kinase, with protein sequence MTGPTVPADAPAPAGNSPAAPAEASPEDTIRRLERRVAELEAGFGHCEARAGDARFRSLVQTAASIILVLDDDGRIQEANREAERAFGLEHGRAVGRFLTEMMDERPAGVFAAQLAVAMEGTEIRNFEQLLRGQDCMNERVLLWNLNRLPEADGVPPGILCVGQDITRRKRAELALRQARDELEMRVAERTRALMQEVQERRRAEQALIQAKELAELANRAKSEFLANMSHELRTPLNAIIGFSSMMESEIVGPLGHPKYLDYAKVIGKSGQHLLAVISDILDVAKIEAGKLEMHPQPMDVRDAVESSLLLIAERAEEGGLSLIHAIAPDTPRLLGDPVRVKQILLNLLSNAVKFTPAGGSVALRVRPDRGRILVEIADTGIGMSAEGIAVALQPFGQVDSQLSRRSGGTGLGLPLVRSFVDLLNGTLDIRSREGEGTTVSVRLPVAPPYDGE encoded by the coding sequence GTGACCGGCCCGACCGTTCCCGCCGATGCGCCCGCTCCGGCCGGCAATTCCCCGGCTGCGCCGGCCGAGGCCTCGCCGGAAGACACCATCCGGCGGCTGGAGCGGCGCGTCGCCGAGCTGGAGGCGGGATTCGGCCACTGCGAGGCGCGGGCGGGCGATGCGCGGTTCCGCTCCCTGGTGCAGACGGCGGCCAGCATCATCCTGGTCCTGGACGACGACGGCCGCATCCAGGAGGCCAACCGCGAGGCGGAACGCGCCTTCGGGCTGGAGCATGGCCGAGCCGTCGGCCGGTTCCTGACCGAGATGATGGACGAACGGCCGGCCGGCGTCTTCGCCGCCCAGCTCGCCGTCGCCATGGAAGGCACGGAAATCCGCAATTTCGAGCAGCTGCTGCGCGGGCAGGACTGCATGAACGAACGGGTGCTGCTGTGGAACCTCAACCGCCTGCCGGAAGCCGACGGCGTGCCGCCGGGCATCCTCTGCGTCGGCCAGGACATCACCCGGCGCAAACGGGCGGAACTGGCGCTGCGGCAGGCACGCGACGAGCTGGAGATGCGCGTCGCCGAGCGCACCCGCGCCCTGATGCAGGAGGTCCAGGAACGCCGCCGGGCCGAACAGGCGCTGATCCAGGCCAAGGAGCTGGCGGAGCTGGCCAACCGGGCCAAGAGCGAATTCCTGGCCAACATGAGCCATGAGCTGCGCACGCCGTTGAACGCCATCATCGGCTTTTCCTCGATGATGGAGAGCGAGATCGTCGGGCCGCTCGGCCATCCCAAATATCTCGACTATGCCAAGGTGATCGGCAAGTCGGGCCAGCATCTGCTGGCGGTCATCAGCGACATCCTGGACGTCGCCAAGATCGAGGCCGGCAAGCTGGAGATGCACCCGCAGCCGATGGACGTCCGCGACGCGGTGGAAAGCTCGCTGCTGCTGATCGCCGAACGGGCGGAGGAGGGCGGCCTCAGCCTGATCCACGCCATCGCCCCCGACACGCCCCGGCTGCTGGGCGACCCGGTCCGGGTGAAGCAGATCCTGCTGAACCTGCTGTCGAATGCCGTGAAGTTCACCCCGGCCGGCGGAAGTGTCGCCCTGCGGGTCCGCCCCGACCGTGGCCGCATCCTGGTCGAGATCGCCGACACCGGCATCGGCATGAGCGCCGAAGGCATCGCCGTCGCGCTGCAACCCTTCGGTCAGGTCGACAGCCAGCTGTCCCGCCGGTCGGGCGGCACCGGGCTGGGCCTGCCGCTGGTGCGCTCCTTCGTCGACCTGCTGAACGGGACGCTGGACATCCGCAGCCGCGAGGGCGAAGGCACGACGGTCAGCGTGCGGCTGCCGGTCGCCCCGCCCTATGACGGGGAATAG
- a CDS encoding ABC transporter permease: protein MDGSGWRIGASGRWTLAAAGPASDALERAPRPAGGAAVRLDLARVEALDTVGAYLLNRAAERLSAAGHAVAVVGLRPEHAALFGAVRDAGKAPPHPIEREHHPIIDMIVRTGETTVNAAREVLDLVGFLGLVTVTFARLILRPSRLRLTSVMFHIEQTGLNALPILGLLSFLIGVVLAFQGADQLKRFGAELYVVNLLGISVLREIGILMTAIIVAGRSGSAFTAQIGTMKVNQEIDAIGTMGLDPVELLVVPRALALMITLPLLAFYADVMGLFGGAVMAYATLDITFGQFIRQLHVAVGINTVLAGLIKAPVFALVIAMVGCYEGLKVSGSAESVGIMTTKAVVEGIFLVIVIDAVFSVLFSMLGV from the coding sequence ATGGATGGATCCGGATGGCGGATCGGCGCGTCCGGACGCTGGACGCTGGCCGCCGCCGGACCGGCGTCGGACGCGCTGGAGCGGGCGCCCCGGCCGGCCGGCGGGGCCGCGGTGCGGCTCGACCTCGCACGGGTCGAGGCGCTCGACACCGTCGGCGCCTATCTGCTGAACCGGGCGGCCGAGCGGTTGTCGGCGGCCGGCCATGCGGTGGCGGTGGTCGGGCTGCGGCCGGAGCATGCCGCCCTGTTCGGCGCGGTGCGCGATGCCGGCAAGGCGCCGCCCCACCCGATCGAGCGCGAGCATCACCCGATCATCGACATGATCGTCCGCACCGGCGAGACGACGGTGAATGCAGCCAGGGAGGTGCTCGACCTCGTCGGTTTCCTCGGGCTGGTCACCGTCACCTTCGCCCGGCTGATCCTGCGCCCGTCGCGCCTGCGCCTGACCTCGGTGATGTTCCACATCGAGCAGACCGGGCTGAACGCCCTGCCGATCCTGGGGCTGCTGTCCTTCCTGATCGGCGTGGTGCTGGCCTTCCAGGGGGCGGACCAGCTGAAGCGCTTCGGGGCGGAGTTGTATGTGGTCAACCTGCTGGGCATCTCGGTCCTGCGCGAGATCGGCATCCTGATGACGGCGATCATCGTCGCCGGCCGCTCCGGCTCGGCCTTCACCGCCCAGATCGGCACCATGAAGGTCAACCAGGAGATCGACGCCATCGGCACCATGGGGCTGGATCCGGTGGAGCTGCTGGTGGTGCCGCGGGCGCTGGCCCTGATGATCACCCTGCCGCTGCTGGCCTTCTACGCCGACGTGATGGGGCTGTTCGGCGGCGCGGTGATGGCCTATGCCACGCTGGACATCACCTTCGGCCAGTTCATCCGCCAGCTCCATGTCGCGGTCGGCATCAACACCGTCCTCGCCGGGCTGATCAAGGCGCCGGTCTTCGCCCTGGTCATCGCCATGGTCGGCTGCTACGAGGGGCTGAAGGTCTCCGGCAGCGCCGAGAGCGTCGGCATCATGACCACCAAGGCGGTGGTGGAGGGCATCTTCCTGGTGATCGTCATCGACGCGGTGTTCTCCGTCCTCTTCTCGATGCTGGGGGTGTGA
- a CDS encoding adenine phosphoribosyltransferase, whose protein sequence is MNLKDHIRGIPDFPKPGILFYDVSPLLANGEAWKAAIDRLADAVRPHRPELLVGIESRGFLVAAPLALALGIGFVMVRKHGKLPGDKIAHSYDLEYGTDTIEVQADAVKPGQRVVVLDDLLATGGTMAAAISLLRQVGADVCAAAFLVELTFLNGRDRIDVPSVSLMAYDS, encoded by the coding sequence ATGAACCTGAAAGACCACATCCGCGGCATTCCGGATTTTCCGAAGCCCGGCATCCTGTTCTACGACGTCTCGCCGCTGCTGGCGAACGGCGAGGCCTGGAAAGCGGCGATCGACCGGCTTGCCGACGCCGTGCGCCCGCACCGGCCGGAGCTTCTGGTCGGCATCGAGTCGCGCGGCTTCCTGGTCGCCGCCCCGCTGGCGCTGGCGCTCGGCATCGGCTTCGTGATGGTGCGAAAGCACGGCAAGCTGCCCGGCGACAAGATCGCTCATTCCTACGACCTGGAATACGGCACTGACACCATCGAGGTACAGGCCGACGCCGTGAAGCCGGGACAGCGCGTGGTGGTTCTCGACGATCTGCTGGCGACCGGCGGCACCATGGCCGCCGCCATCAGCCTGCTGCGCCAGGTCGGCGCCGACGTGTGCGCCGCCGCCTTCCTGGTCGAGTTGACCTTCCTGAATGGCCGCGACCGCATCGACGTGCCCAGCGTCTCGCTGATGGCCTACGATTCCTAA
- a CDS encoding GNAT family N-acetyltransferase, whose amino-acid sequence MQSAAMAHGTVQAHSPAAPSAPAVAVVLGISGVDPLEWDVCAAGHGPFVSHAYLRAAEDSGLAGPANGWRPVHLIAREPCGEAGPGRLLGAAPLYVRDRSTDEYWPDQAWVDGFAAAGGRYFPKLLTAVPFAPVTGPRILLRDGAPPGVADALVGAMVSLAHRHGMSSIHATFPDEADRARFETAGWLTRHTIHYEWLNDGYRDFADFTAALSKHRRERLLWERRKVLASGVRFRDVPGSRVSEADVATFLELFDDLHARRSTRQPLTAGFILRLCAGLGDAVMLTFAEAGGVAVGALLTVEGDGRLHVRNWGCREEARLIHFEACYYRKIERAIDRGLPVVDGGHGGPHKVARGFRPKLVHACHWFLHSNMHSAVAEGIDLHNAKILPVFAQEQARSPFRLPVFQNPAGR is encoded by the coding sequence ATGCAGTCCGCCGCCATGGCGCACGGAACGGTGCAGGCGCATTCCCCGGCGGCACCGTCCGCCCCGGCCGTCGCCGTGGTGCTGGGCATCTCCGGCGTCGATCCGCTGGAGTGGGATGTCTGCGCGGCCGGCCATGGGCCGTTCGTCAGCCACGCCTATCTGCGGGCGGCGGAGGACAGCGGGCTGGCCGGGCCGGCGAACGGCTGGCGGCCCGTCCACCTCATCGCGCGGGAGCCGTGCGGCGAGGCCGGGCCGGGCCGGCTGCTCGGCGCGGCGCCTCTTTATGTGCGCGACCGGTCCACCGACGAATATTGGCCGGACCAGGCCTGGGTCGATGGCTTCGCGGCGGCCGGTGGCCGCTATTTCCCCAAGCTGTTGACGGCGGTTCCCTTCGCGCCGGTGACCGGGCCCCGGATCCTGCTGCGGGACGGCGCCCCGCCCGGCGTCGCCGATGCGCTGGTCGGCGCGATGGTGTCGCTCGCCCATCGCCACGGCATGTCCTCCATCCATGCGACCTTTCCGGACGAAGCCGACCGCGCCCGTTTCGAGACGGCGGGATGGCTGACCCGCCATACCATCCATTACGAGTGGCTGAACGACGGCTACCGGGATTTCGCCGACTTCACCGCCGCCCTGTCGAAGCACCGGCGCGAGAGGCTGCTGTGGGAGCGTCGCAAGGTGCTGGCCAGCGGGGTGCGGTTCCGCGATGTGCCGGGCAGCCGGGTGAGCGAAGCCGATGTGGCGACGTTCCTGGAATTGTTCGACGACCTTCACGCCCGCCGGTCGACCCGCCAACCGCTGACCGCCGGATTCATCCTGCGGCTGTGCGCCGGTCTGGGCGATGCCGTGATGCTGACCTTCGCGGAAGCCGGCGGCGTGGCGGTCGGGGCGCTGCTGACCGTCGAAGGGGACGGCCGTCTTCATGTCCGCAACTGGGGCTGCCGGGAAGAGGCCCGCCTGATCCATTTCGAAGCCTGCTATTACCGCAAGATCGAGCGGGCGATCGACCGCGGCCTGCCCGTGGTGGACGGTGGTCACGGCGGACCGCACAAGGTGGCGCGCGGCTTCCGGCCCAAGCTGGTCCATGCCTGCCACTGGTTCCTCCATTCCAACATGCACAGCGCCGTGGCCGAGGGAATCGACCTGCATAACGCCAAGATCCTTCCCGTCTTCGCCCAGGAACAGGCCCGGTCCCCCTTCCGGCTGCCGGTCTTTCAAAATCCGGCTGGCCGATAG
- a CDS encoding DUF2336 domain-containing protein: MSDAFKTAYLSKGDVARLLADPSPNSRTDLAAKIAHQFDSPELSEAERKLAEDIIRLMVNDTVLRVRQTLAENLKSSPSLPREIALTLARDVEAVAIPVLSVSTVLTPADLVEILHSGAEAKSTAIARRPTVPAEVADALIESGSERAVAALVANEGAELGEHSLSRVIDRFGASEAVQDPLVHRSRLPITIAERLVAVVSERLRQHLVAHHELPSKVASELILQSRERATVALFTGENDEAALDRLVVQLAGTGRLTPSLLVRSLCTGDIAFFETAMSRMANVPMTNARLLIHDAGRLGLKSLYDKAKLPPALLPACRIAIDVLKETPYDGEPGDRERHRRRVIERILTQYEDLAPEDLEFLLAKLGDMMQPENASA, encoded by the coding sequence ATGAGCGACGCTTTCAAGACGGCTTATCTGAGCAAGGGCGACGTGGCGCGGCTGCTGGCCGATCCGTCGCCGAACAGCAGGACCGATCTGGCCGCCAAGATCGCGCATCAGTTCGACAGCCCCGAGCTGTCCGAGGCGGAGCGCAAGCTGGCGGAGGACATCATCCGCCTGATGGTCAACGACACGGTGCTGCGCGTCCGCCAGACCCTGGCCGAGAACCTGAAATCCAGCCCGTCCCTGCCGCGGGAGATCGCCCTGACGCTGGCCCGCGACGTCGAGGCGGTGGCGATCCCGGTGCTGAGCGTCTCCACCGTGCTGACCCCGGCCGATCTGGTGGAGATCCTGCACTCGGGCGCCGAGGCCAAGAGCACGGCGATCGCCCGGCGCCCGACGGTTCCGGCCGAGGTCGCCGACGCGCTGATCGAAAGCGGATCCGAACGCGCGGTGGCGGCATTGGTCGCCAACGAGGGGGCGGAGCTGGGCGAACACAGCCTCAGCCGCGTCATCGACCGTTTCGGAGCCAGCGAGGCGGTGCAGGACCCGCTGGTCCACCGCTCCAGGCTGCCGATCACCATCGCCGAGCGGCTGGTCGCCGTGGTGTCGGAGCGGCTGCGCCAGCATCTGGTCGCGCATCACGAGCTGCCGTCGAAGGTCGCGTCGGAGCTGATCCTGCAAAGCCGCGAGCGGGCGACCGTGGCACTGTTCACCGGGGAGAACGACGAGGCCGCGCTCGACCGGCTGGTGGTCCAGCTCGCCGGTACCGGCCGGCTGACCCCGTCGCTGCTGGTCCGCTCGCTGTGCACCGGCGACATCGCCTTCTTCGAAACCGCCATGTCGCGCATGGCCAACGTGCCGATGACCAACGCCCGGCTGCTGATCCACGATGCCGGCCGGCTGGGGCTGAAGTCCCTGTACGACAAGGCGAAGCTGCCGCCGGCGCTGCTGCCGGCCTGCCGCATCGCCATCGACGTGCTGAAGGAGACCCCCTATGACGGCGAGCCCGGCGACCGCGAGCGCCACCGTCGCCGCGTCATCGAGCGCATCCTGACCCAGTACGAGGATCTGGCACCGGAGGATCTGGAATTCCTGCTGGCCAAGCTGGGCGACATGATGCAGCCGGAAAACGCATCGGCGTGA
- a CDS encoding ABC-type transport auxiliary lipoprotein family protein — protein sequence MRRTANGRGMAWGAVLGVAGAARRGMPGRRIWSALLLLGLAACSTLNPTAPQLYTLTPRAAVGPGPRADWQLLVETPAAAAGIDTPRIALARTPTSLDYFADVSWADRAPNMVQGLIVQTFEDSGRIVSVGRDTVGLRSDYVLKSELRDFQAEYADPGAALPDRVHVRLSAKLVAMPRRSIEAGETFEATAPVRGRSFTDVVAAFDEALGRVTGDLAGWALSQRLKPAGS from the coding sequence ATGAGGCGGACGGCGAACGGGCGCGGGATGGCGTGGGGTGCGGTGTTGGGAGTGGCGGGTGCAGCCCGGCGCGGGATGCCGGGGCGCCGGATATGGTCCGCCCTGCTGTTGCTGGGGCTGGCCGCCTGTTCCACGCTGAACCCGACGGCACCGCAGCTCTACACCCTGACCCCGCGCGCCGCGGTCGGCCCCGGCCCCAGGGCCGACTGGCAGTTGCTGGTCGAGACCCCGGCGGCGGCGGCGGGGATCGACACGCCGCGCATCGCGCTGGCCCGCACGCCGACCTCGCTCGACTATTTCGCCGACGTGTCCTGGGCCGACCGGGCGCCGAACATGGTGCAGGGGCTGATCGTCCAGACCTTCGAGGACAGCGGGCGCATCGTCTCGGTCGGGCGCGACACCGTCGGGCTGCGCTCCGACTATGTGCTGAAGTCGGAACTGCGCGATTTCCAGGCCGAATACGCCGATCCGGGGGCCGCCCTGCCGGACCGCGTGCATGTCCGGCTGTCGGCCAAGCTGGTCGCCATGCCGCGCCGGTCCATCGAGGCGGGCGAGACCTTCGAGGCGACGGCACCGGTGCGCGGCCGGTCCTTCACCGACGTCGTCGCCGCCTTCGACGAGGCGCTGGGCCGCGTTACCGGTGATCTGGCGGGCTGGGCGCTGTCGCAGCGGCTGAAGCCGGCAGGGAGCTGA
- a CDS encoding hemerythrin domain-containing protein — translation MARKTTEAQPDSNIFARIKADHDTIRSLLDRTEEANGSGRAVFEDLQRELWAHSKVEEGVFYASLKKAKEARSETIEGLNEHHLINGLLDELNAMKTTDSGWKEKLQVLGELVRHHLDEEEEELFEEARDVLDDDRAAELGSLYADRKDHMMAGLAPL, via the coding sequence ATGGCCCGCAAGACCACCGAAGCCCAGCCCGATAGCAACATCTTCGCCCGCATCAAGGCCGATCACGACACCATCCGCAGCCTTCTCGACCGCACCGAGGAGGCCAACGGCAGCGGCCGTGCCGTGTTCGAAGACCTCCAGCGCGAACTGTGGGCCCATTCCAAGGTCGAGGAAGGCGTGTTCTACGCCTCGCTGAAGAAGGCGAAGGAGGCGAGGTCCGAGACCATCGAGGGGCTGAACGAGCATCACCTGATCAACGGCCTGCTCGACGAGCTGAACGCGATGAAGACGACCGACAGCGGTTGGAAGGAAAAGCTCCAGGTGCTGGGCGAACTGGTCCGCCACCACCTCGACGAGGAGGAGGAGGAACTGTTCGAGGAGGCCAGGGACGTCCTGGACGACGACCGCGCCGCCGAGCTTGGCAGCCTCTATGCCGACCGCAAGGACCACATGATGGCCGGCCTGGCGCCGCTGTAA
- a CDS encoding ABC transporter ATP-binding protein, with product MDASAQGNGAGGHRPVIRVRGLVTRFGTQTVHDGLDLDVERGEVLGVVGGSGTGKSVLLKEILGLIEPADGRIELLGHDIAGLDRAERTALQARTGVLFQNGALFSSMTVAENVMLPLKEHTDLPPSLIAELARVKIAMAGLPPDAGTKHPSQLSGGMIKRAGLARALALDPDILFLDEPTAGLDPIGAAAFDTLIRGLQRSLGLTVFMVTHDLDSLTSICDRIAVLVDRKIRVGTLAQHLADPHPWIHDYFHGPRGRAALDAKERNDAPRLAKG from the coding sequence ATGGACGCGTCCGCGCAAGGGAACGGCGCCGGCGGGCACAGGCCAGTCATCCGCGTGCGCGGGCTGGTCACCCGTTTCGGGACGCAGACCGTCCATGACGGGCTCGACCTTGACGTCGAGAGGGGCGAGGTGCTGGGCGTCGTCGGCGGCTCCGGCACCGGCAAGTCGGTGCTGCTGAAGGAGATCCTGGGCCTGATCGAGCCGGCGGACGGCCGGATCGAGCTGCTGGGCCACGACATCGCCGGCCTCGACCGCGCCGAGCGCACCGCGCTGCAGGCCCGCACCGGGGTTCTGTTCCAGAACGGCGCGCTGTTCAGCTCGATGACGGTGGCGGAGAACGTCATGCTGCCGCTGAAGGAGCACACGGACCTGCCCCCGTCGCTGATCGCCGAGCTGGCGCGGGTCAAGATCGCCATGGCCGGCCTGCCGCCCGATGCCGGGACCAAGCATCCGTCGCAGCTGTCGGGCGGCATGATCAAGCGCGCCGGGCTGGCGCGCGCCCTGGCGCTCGACCCCGACATCCTGTTCCTCGACGAGCCGACCGCCGGCCTCGACCCCATCGGCGCCGCCGCCTTCGACACGCTGATCCGCGGCCTGCAGCGCAGCCTGGGGCTGACCGTCTTCATGGTCACCCACGACCTGGACAGCCTGACCTCGATCTGCGACCGCATCGCCGTGCTGGTGGACAGGAAGATCCGGGTGGGGACGCTGGCGCAGCATCTGGCCGATCCGCACCCCTGGATCCACGATTACTTCCACGGACCGCGCGGCCGCGCGGCCCTCGACGCGAAAGAGCGCAACGACGCTCCGCGCCTTGCGAAAGGGTAA
- a CDS encoding M23 family metallopeptidase, which yields MAKKSDPSLIKKLSSVLFKKDSIVMSQDYLAYYDVMMGHHPGIDYASPTGTPVYSPFDGKISVSGDTNRDGVPDDKYGCVIMEITVTPNQKYAFMFAHLSVISVKKDNYVYRGDIIGYSGKRGTGRSHLHVECRVSGKKMMAKYFPTEKDNKTNYNPTFILELWEAYNLKETEIPFPIRRPVYLA from the coding sequence GTGGCCAAAAAATCCGATCCCTCTTTGATAAAAAAGCTGTCATCCGTCTTGTTCAAGAAAGATTCTATTGTGATGTCGCAGGATTACCTCGCCTATTATGACGTGATGATGGGGCATCATCCAGGTATCGATTATGCCAGTCCAACAGGAACTCCGGTTTATTCTCCATTCGATGGAAAGATATCCGTCTCCGGAGATACCAATAGGGATGGGGTGCCGGATGATAAATATGGATGCGTGATAATGGAGATAACGGTAACGCCTAATCAGAAATATGCTTTCATGTTTGCGCATCTCTCGGTGATATCTGTAAAGAAGGACAATTACGTATATCGGGGCGATATTATTGGTTACAGCGGGAAAAGAGGCACCGGTCGGTCTCATCTTCATGTCGAATGTAGAGTGAGCGGGAAAAAAATGATGGCAAAATATTTTCCGACTGAGAAAGATAATAAAACAAACTACAATCCAACGTTTATATTGGAACTATGGGAGGCTTATAACCTGAAAGAGACTGAAATTCCCTTTCCGATCAGAAGGCCGGTGTATCTGGCTTAA
- a CDS encoding DUF6969 family protein, producing MTDLSEVSREELEAMAEAGQEVRLCQRVLAKTGDTVVGELLRGHGTLYEWKHYPPGDVYDAEFHAQYYYHCHPEGERPPGEHGHFHSFLRPHGMPPGVRPAELPDFQPPDNDNDALSHLIGIAMDPAGQPVRLFTTNRWVTGETWYKADDVIAMLDAFEIDHARPSWPANRWITAMMRLFRPTIVELLRERDGAVRRWADAHPDAYVYEDRGLEVASQRHISVEEQIAGVALHLRGARRRRSILPEPPSFADAS from the coding sequence ATGACGGATTTGTCGGAAGTGTCCCGCGAGGAGTTGGAGGCGATGGCCGAGGCGGGGCAAGAGGTGCGCCTGTGCCAGCGCGTCCTCGCCAAGACCGGGGACACGGTGGTCGGCGAGCTTCTGCGCGGCCACGGCACGCTTTACGAGTGGAAGCATTATCCGCCGGGCGACGTCTACGACGCCGAGTTCCACGCCCAATACTACTATCACTGCCATCCCGAGGGCGAACGGCCGCCGGGCGAGCATGGCCATTTCCACAGCTTCCTGCGCCCGCACGGCATGCCACCGGGGGTGCGGCCGGCGGAACTGCCCGATTTCCAGCCGCCCGACAACGACAACGACGCGCTGTCGCACCTGATCGGCATCGCCATGGATCCGGCCGGCCAGCCGGTGCGGCTGTTCACCACCAACCGCTGGGTGACGGGGGAGACCTGGTACAAGGCCGACGACGTCATCGCCATGCTCGACGCCTTCGAGATCGACCATGCCCGGCCGTCCTGGCCGGCCAACCGCTGGATCACCGCGATGATGCGGCTGTTCCGCCCGACCATCGTCGAACTGCTGCGCGAGCGCGACGGCGCCGTCCGGCGCTGGGCCGACGCCCACCCCGACGCCTATGTCTACGAGGACCGCGGGTTGGAGGTCGCCTCCCAGCGCCACATCTCCGTCGAGGAGCAGATCGCCGGAGTGGCGCTGCACCTGCGCGGCGCGCGGCGCCGCCGCTCCATCCTGCCGGAACCGCCCAGCTTCGCCGACGCGTCCTGA
- a CDS encoding MlaD family protein, with amino-acid sequence METRASYILVGSFVLALVAGLLVFTAWIAKVQLDETRETYRIYFTGSVTGLQQGSPVRYRGVPVGTVSDIRLDPDNVTRVRVTVQVQNGTPVMSDSIASLEVQGITGGAYVQITGGAEGGKRLTATDADGVLTIPSRPSSLTAVVDSAPQLVNRSLEVITRLGDLLNGENQKAIGDILANARTASAELARASAGLEETMAQARRTLNGFEASGPQFDRTMEQARDTLATVDAAAKSLTGETRELMRSLKRSSDTLNGMLAENREPVRDFTATGLYELTLLISQLRDLSGQLSRVVTRIENDPSNFLFGGTRQGVEVRGK; translated from the coding sequence ATGGAAACCCGCGCCAGCTACATCCTGGTCGGCAGCTTCGTGCTGGCGCTGGTCGCCGGCCTGCTGGTCTTCACCGCCTGGATCGCCAAGGTCCAGCTGGACGAAACGCGCGAGACCTACCGCATCTACTTCACCGGATCGGTCACCGGGCTCCAGCAGGGCAGCCCGGTGCGCTACCGCGGCGTGCCGGTCGGCACCGTGTCGGACATCCGGCTCGACCCCGACAACGTGACCAGGGTGCGGGTGACCGTCCAGGTGCAGAACGGCACGCCGGTCATGTCCGATTCCATCGCCTCGCTGGAGGTGCAGGGCATCACCGGCGGCGCCTATGTCCAGATCACCGGCGGGGCGGAGGGGGGCAAGCGGCTGACCGCCACCGATGCCGACGGGGTGCTGACCATCCCGTCGCGCCCCAGCTCGCTGACCGCGGTGGTGGACAGCGCGCCGCAACTGGTCAACCGGTCGCTGGAGGTCATCACCCGGCTGGGCGACCTGCTGAACGGCGAGAACCAGAAGGCCATCGGCGACATTCTGGCCAATGCCCGCACCGCCAGCGCCGAGCTCGCCCGGGCCAGCGCCGGGCTGGAGGAGACGATGGCGCAGGCGCGGCGGACGCTGAACGGCTTCGAGGCATCCGGCCCGCAGTTCGACCGCACGATGGAGCAGGCGCGCGACACGCTGGCAACCGTCGATGCCGCCGCCAAGAGCCTGACCGGCGAGACGCGCGAGCTGATGCGGTCGCTGAAGCGCAGCTCGGACACCCTGAACGGCATGCTGGCCGAGAATCGCGAACCGGTGCGCGACTTTACCGCCACCGGCCTGTATGAACTGACCCTGCTGATCTCCCAGCTGCGCGACCTGTCCGGGCAGCTGTCGCGGGTGGTCACGCGGATCGAGAACGACCCGTCGAACTTCCTCTTCGGCGGGACGCGGCAAGGCGTGGAGGTGCGTGGGAAATGA